The DNA sequence CGCCCTGTTTCAGCGTTTCGGATTCCTTTTCCAGCAGCGACAGGCCATTGCCCAGCGTCCGCTGGAAGCGGGCCTCTTCCTGCTCCAGCGCGGCATCGATGGCGGCCTTGGCGCGGCCCAGCTCCGGATAGGCATCGCCCATTTCAGAGATCAGCGCCGGGGTCAGCTTGTACATCATCGGCTCGCGCGCGCCCAGCAGGTGGCCGTGGCGCATGGCGCGGCGCATGATGCGGCGCAGGACATAGCCGCGCCCTTCATTCGACGGCAGAACCCCATCGGCAATCAGGAAGGCGGACGTGCGCAAATGGTCGGCGATGACACGGAACGAGGCAAGCTTGTCGTCCGTCGCTTTGGCCCCATACACACTCTCTTCCGCTTCGATCAGGCCACGGAAAAGGTCGATGTCGTAATTGTTGTGGACATTCTGCAGGACAGCGGAAATCCGCTCCAGACCCATGCCGGTGTCGATGGACGGTTTCGGCAGATTCTCACGGGTGCCATCGGCGAGCTGGTTGAACTGCATGAAAACCAGGTTCCAGATCTCGATGAACCGGTCGCCATCCTCATCCGGGCTACCCGGGGGGCCACCGGGAATGTCTTCGCCATGATCATAGAAGATTTCGGAGCACGGACCGCACGGGCCGGTATCGCCCATGGACCAGAAATTGTCCGATGTGCTGATCCGGATAATTCTCGAATCGTCGAAGCCTGCGACCTTCTTCCAGATGGCGGCGGCCTCATCGTCTTCCGAATAGACCGTGACCAGCAGGCGTTTCGGATCGAGCCCGAATTCCTTCGTCACCACTTCCCAGGCAAAGGCGATGGCGTCGTCCTTGAAATAGTCGCCAAAGGAGAAATTTCCCAGCATTTCGAAGAAGGTGTGGTGGCGGGCTGTATAGCCGACATTGTCGAGGTCGTTGTGCTTGCCGCCGGCCCGGACGCATTTCTGCGAGGTCGTCGCCCGCGGGGCGAACGGCGTTTCCGCCCCGGTGAAGATGTTCTTGAACGGCACCATGCCGGCATTCACGAACAGAAGGCTCGGGTCATTGTGCGGCACCAGCGGCGCGGATGGCTGCCGGGTGTGCCCGTGCTTCTCGTAATAGGCGAGAAAAGCTTCGCGGATCTGGTTTACGCTGGTCATATGATCTCAGGGTCCTCGGCGTATAAAATTGTCCCGAACCGCCGAATCCGGCGCCGGGCCTTTACGCGCGATATAAAGGCCCCTTTGCCGCACGCCAAGATTAGCGCACCACAAAGGGGCCAGTTTGCCGGACGAGAGAGTGGAAACCGGCCCTGAGAGAACGTTTTCTGCAGGGAAAACGCGAGAGAGAGGGCCGGTCAGACCCGATCAGCCCTCGGCAGCATCCGGTGTGTCGTCGTCTTTTTCGGATTTATCCATGCCGGCCGAGAGCAGTTCATCGGCGAGCAGGCCCGCATTGCGGCGCACAGCATCCTCGATTTCGTCTGCGATGGCCGGATTTTCCTTCAGGAAGGTACGGGTTTTCTCACGGCCCTGGCCGATCCGCTCTCCATTATAGGAATACCAGGAGCCGGATTTCTCGATCACGTCGGCTTTCACACCGAGATCAATCAGCTCGCCGGTCTTGGAGATGCCTTCGCCATAGAGGATATCGAACTCGACCTGCCGGAACGGCGGGGCAACCTTGTTCTTCACCACTTTGACGCGGGTCTGGTTGCCGATGACCTCGTCCCGGTCCTTGATCGCGCCAATGCGGCGGATGTCGAGACGGACGGATGCATAGAATTTCAGGGCGTTGCCGCCGGTCGTGGTTTCCGGGCTGCCGAACATGACGCCGATCTTCATGCGGATCTGGTTGATGAAGATCACCATGCATTTCGACTTGGAGATCGATCCGGTCAGCTTGCGCAGGGCCTGGCTCATCAGACGGGCCTGCAGGCCGGGCAGCGAGTCGCCCATTTCGCCTTCCAGTTCGGCACGCGGCGTCAGCGCGGCCACAGAGTCGATGACCAGGAGGTCCACCGCACCGGACCGCACCAGCGTATCGGCGATTTCAAGTGCCTGCTCGCCTGTGTCGGGCTGGGAAATCAGGAGATCATCCAGGTCCACGCCCAGCTTACCAGCATAGATCGGGTCCAGCGCGTGTTCCGCATCGATAAAGGCACACACACCGCCATTCTTCTGCGCTTCAGACACGCTGTGCAGCGCCAGGGTCGTCTTGCCGGAGCTTTCCGGGCCGTAGATCTCAATGATGCGGCCTTTCGGCAGGCCACCAATGCCGAGCGCGATATCCAGCCCGAGCGATCCCGTCGAAACGGCCTCGACATCCATAGCCTTCTTGTCGCCCAGACGCATGACCGAGCCTTTGCCGAAGGACCGTTCAATATTGCCGAGCGCCGTTTCGAGAGCTTTTT is a window from the uncultured Hyphomonas sp. genome containing:
- the recA gene encoding recombinase RecA, giving the protein MAKPALQLVDKETGVDKQKALETALGNIERSFGKGSVMRLGDKKAMDVEAVSTGSLGLDIALGIGGLPKGRIIEIYGPESSGKTTLALHSVSEAQKNGGVCAFIDAEHALDPIYAGKLGVDLDDLLISQPDTGEQALEIADTLVRSGAVDLLVIDSVAALTPRAELEGEMGDSLPGLQARLMSQALRKLTGSISKSKCMVIFINQIRMKIGVMFGSPETTTGGNALKFYASVRLDIRRIGAIKDRDEVIGNQTRVKVVKNKVAPPFRQVEFDILYGEGISKTGELIDLGVKADVIEKSGSWYSYNGERIGQGREKTRTFLKENPAIADEIEDAVRRNAGLLADELLSAGMDKSEKDDDTPDAAEG